ACCCCCTAAACCACCTCCATATCTACCCCTGTATGCACCACCATAACCTCCACCATAACCAATTGAGCCGCCCAAAATACCACCCCCAGATACACCCCCAGCTCCATAGGGTAGAGCTGGTAAGGTGCTTCCCACTACACTGTGTTGAGGGGAAGTAGAGAGAATTGGTCCTGGGAATAGCACGGAAACTGGTGGTGGATAGACCACTGCTGTCGAATCTCCGCACGAGGTGACACAAGGCTCATTGCGGGCAACAACACATGGATCTGGGCATATGTCAGGATAACATGAGCTGGGTCGGTAAGACAGGTCTTGGCAGGAAGACATCTTTTGTGATGGtcgtaaacctgaaacacacaggagggagcagaggaaacATAACACGTTGTTGACAATGGAATAGGAGAATCACCGCTGGTGTTCTATGATAATGGGGGCTAtgtaggtccctttctgcaggctACATATCCGGGTATTCTTATGAACGTCCACACCAACCAGCCAGCCCCCAGTATTGCTGACATAGTTGCCTTAGCTGTCTTTTCCGTGAGGTCCCAACGGGTAGGTGCACACTGAGAATATCTACTGGATTGGGACCCACAAGTGAAATAGAAAAGTGACTGCCTACTCTCAGGTTCTGCCTGGGACTAAAGGGGAGGTTAGatgccttagtctctctgtgggtTTGGTTTCAGGAGGTTCAAGGATGGGTTTCCAGTCCAGCTAGGATTAGTgagtgctgagcccttttgagaTTCTGGTCCCAttggacttgcccaagatcacaaggAAACCTGTGCCAGAGAGCATGTCCTGAAGCAGGTTTTCTGAGGCCCTATTTGTGCCATGGCCACATGACCTTCCATTCCCACCAGCCCCTGAAGGATGAGGAAAAAAGACTCAGACTAATTCCTAACCCACAATAGAGAATATTTCCATCATGGATGGCTGCAATTTTCAACCCATTTTAGACAATTATGGAGGTGCAGTAAATTGTTCAAGTGTTCCTGTTAAACCAGTTTAACACAGGGTCTAGACCCCTCAGATCGTCTAAATCATCATACTTGCCTGTCACTCAAATGTGCTACTTtgacttacaccagctaaagatctggatCGAAAATCATGAGTTGTACCAGTAAAAAGTCAAATATTGCCGTATTGCATCAGGTCAGTGGTCCATCTCACCCAGTATATTATCTCTAGTAATGTGCAGCATCACACGCCTCAGTTTAAGGTATAAGAGTTCTGAAGTTGTCCACTCTGGAGTAAAGTGCCCTTAAAGTGACTTTCTGCCCAACACACCTAAAGCACAGGCTAACTTTGCCCTGAAGGAGactacgtatatatatatattcaaattatatttgaaatctgatctccaatgttttatggaaacagTAGAGTCAGATCATCACCCAGGTAAACCTTTGTGACTGCAATGAAGTCAGCTGAAGATCCGGCaatgtgtatttatatatcaAGGGTCAGAGTAGTGCAGTCTATTATCAAAGTAGACAGAGGCTGAGATTTCTCATAACTGTGTAAGGAATTTCCATGTCCAATCTCCAATTATAATTTTTGGGAATGGGGTCCAAATCCCATATGCagatttgaaaatcccaaccagaTAGTTTGAAAAGACAGCATCCACCAATACCTGCAATTGACTAGCTACAGAAAGACTCCTACCCAAAGAAAGATGCCCCTGTCCCAACATTTCTAAAGTCACACCCTATTAGAGCAGGAATTAGTTCAAAGTTAAAACATTCACTAAAGCAGCAATTGTATCAACTGGAGCCAAGTAGACTTTGCAAGCTCACCAAGGGGAAGGAGTCGAGAGAAGTGGATAGAAGAGCCAGGAGTTGCAGGCGCTTTTATACACCTTCTTAGCCAATGGGAAGGATAGCAGACACCCTCTATGCACTTGAACCTTGTCATTAACCCAGCAAACTATTTTCTTGAATGtgcaactcatctaaatattgtAGCGGCTTTGATCATGGTTAATGATTACTTGAGAATTCCTAGTCCCACATAGGATGACATGGATGCTGCTACCGGCAGTTCCCTTTCATCTTGAATCTCTATGGGCCTGATATCTTCATGTTATCATCCCACTGACTTTCTTGGTGTCAAAATGGGACTAAATCTTGCTCCATTTCTTCAATTCTGCTTTGAATAACTTCAGAATATGAGGGTGACTCAGAGGTGTATCACTAGTGGAGTTTCCCCTTGGCACTCCTTGGAGGATGGGAGGTATTACTTAGAGTGCTTGGAATACCTACCCATAACTATTCACTATGTGTTGTGCCAACATGCTTTTGAAATCCACGGATGTCTTTCCAATCAATGCAATGGCCTTCAAACTAGGCCTTCTGGATTACTATACTCTCCTGGATTCATGGCCAATTTAAGATCTATGAACAACTTCAATACCCGATAAGCCTTCAAAGTGGAGCTGAAGCAGTCTCAAAACGGTGCATATTCTTTTGTGTTCTAGCTGTGCCCAGAGATAACACTctgtctaaaaagaaaaggagtactagtggcaccttagagactgaccaatttagtactccttttctttgtgtgaatagagactaacacggctgctactctgaaaccactcagtcTAAAGCACTTAGACATTCCAGTCTGAAGACATGATCAGTGCTTTAGAGTCAAGGACTCAAGCGATGAACAAAATTGAATACACAAGGTTTGCTTACTGCAGTTATTTCCCTGAGTTGCGTGACAAAGGGGCAGTAGATGAAAGGAAGGAGTGCAGTGTGTTTAAAGGTTTAGGATTAAAATCTTGGAACTGCACTTCCATTCATAACCTAGCAAGTCAGTGGTGTTCTTCAGGGACAATGTTTCTGACAAAACCTGGGAAGAAGACCAGGAGAGATGGAAATAAAGTTTACTTAGTCatcggagggaggggggaaggcatgGTTGAGGAATGAGCTTCCAGGAGAAAGAAGACTAATCAAGAATCTGACCAACTTTAGCACCGGATCAATACAACCATTAGAAATCAATACCACCAACAGCTAATTTCAAAGCCACACAGCATATCGAGAGCACTAATTCTGCTTAATTCATATCCttaggcaagaaaaaaaaatggctcaggcTAAAGCGACTTTGATATTAGACAACATTATTCTGGCACCTTTTTAATATGTGTACGTAGAAATATACTTGGCTAACTCATGTGAGTCAACATATTCACACCAGCTTAGGATCTCACCCTACTATTTCCATTTAACTATGGTGATTGCCTCTCATATATACTCAGGTATAATTAGAGAGAGACTGACAAAGAGATTCTCTATCATTGGGGTGTAATGAAGAaattttgaagaagaagaagaagaaatggcatTTTTCTTCTATATTGGACACCTTTGTCCTTCGTAATTTTTCTGAGGTTTCTGTTTCTTTATTCTAGAAGAGACAGAACACTAAAGGATGTGAACAAGTGGTTGAATCGAGTCTGGAAATTTCTGAATTCATATGAGTATAAACTGCAGTTTGAGAGCCACCACTCTCAGCTGATATAAGTTGGCGTAGCACCATTGAAGGAAAGTCAACGATGACAGCTTCCATAAGCTGAGTGATCTCTTTtcacaaaataacattttctgtttgtttatcaGCATCAATTGCTGACACGTACGAATTAGAAACCAAGGTACTGTATTCTGATGCTGCACAGAGCTGGTTTGCATTCTGAGATTCAATCTTAACAAAATCACCGGCATGAGTAACATTGTCTCCTCCGTGCTCCATGTTACAATTTTCCACGTTAATTTTGAAGTACCGTATGTCTGCGATAGCAATATTCTAAGTCTGCCATGTGCTTACTTTTTACAGGCAGGGATTTAACCTAAATATTGTCACTGGCTTTCATTCTGCTGTGGGTTTTACCAGAAACTTTCAAGGGAACTGTAGGATGTCGATCTCAAAAGAGAATTACAAACGCCACAATGAAGCCTAGAGAACTGAAGAACAGAGGCGGACCTTAGAGAGGATGAATGACCTTGTGGATAAGGCCATGCAGGAATTGAGAGAAAGAAAATCTGAGTTCCATTTTACTAGCTCTGCTACTCGTCGCCTGCgggacactgggcaagtcacttggggccagatgttcagaagagctcagcactcaGTGTGCTAAAGTGTATTGAAAGCCTTGCCCTTCGTCTCCCTCTTCATCACCTCCCCATcggtaaaatgggaatgataaacCTTCCTTCCACCCTTTCTGTCATGTCTAGTTAGTTCATCAACTCTTTGAGATGAGGACCGTCGGAGACTCTCGGCTTGTCTTGCAAACAGCACGATGGAGCCCTGAACGCATCCTGGAGATATTAGAGTTCAAATGATAACTATTAGGAATTAGATGTGCCCGAGTTTCCCCATCTTTCCACCGGAGTGGCCTTGGGCAACTCAGTTAGGCTCTGGGCATCAGTGATCACTTTCTTAGGTAAGAAGATAATAACTACCTGTTTCATATGGGTGTTGTGAGAATTGCTGGCCTCATAAAACAGGGAAACCATAAATTGCTATGAAAGAGACTGCCACCTTTTTATTAATGTCTGAAGCTGTACGCGCAAGGATTAGGAGCTATCGGGGGGTAAGGAGCAGGAAACAGGGATATTCTCTCAATTCCACAGAGCTGGGAAATATATATCCATCCCGTCATCCCAACTCAAGTCCCGAATAAACCTACACCCCTACATGTACTCCAAAATTACAACAAAAGGTACTGGAACATGTGCAATGCAAGGAAAACATAATAGTGATGTCAACATCACAACCATGTACATGCAGCAGATATATGCCAGTACAGTCTCCTGAGAATTAAACCAACTGCTTGCCCTAAATTTTGCTCATTAGCACATGGGCGCGTCAAACCAAATGTTCAGGTCGTGGCAAATTGTGTTTGGATTTCCACACATTCCAACTTTTCTGCAACAGGAATACAGACTAAATAGTCCTTTTCTCCCACTAAAGTTGAAACAAAGGGGATAGGGAGGTGTGGGAGCCCAAAACTCAGGCATCCAATAACACTAGTTCCTTTagaaaatcatggtttaaatagATAGATTGGATAGATCAAAGGGTTGGGTTTGCCCTGCCTCTGGTACAAGACACAGGTCAGGCTTCTGTTGTCCTTTTTGCTTGTAGAAATCCAGCATCGCTATTTGACTTCTACAGAGTAACTCCAGAATTACACCAGTTTAAGATGCAAATTTACCCCTCATGAGCTTGAGGGATGATCCTGTTTTTGAGAGTGAAATCCTTAGGCAAAGTGGCGGAAAATCAAGGCAGTTTCACTAGGAGCAGAGACTTTTTTATTGAACCCTCCTCCATATTACCCTGCTATAAAACTGCATTGTACACGGCTGTCAATTGAGACCTCCAATGGAAATGCAGGGCAAACGGTTAGTTCAACTGATTTTTCGAATGGACCTCAGGATCCAGATGGAAATAGAactgaagggcctgattcttcactgccttgaagCTACCATTGTCCTATACACTATTGCAATGTGGGTGTGCAAATGGTACCATATCAGAGCCCGAGAGCTCCACCAGGAGTCAATCCAAAAAGGCAGCAGAGATTCAACAGTACAGATGATGTAGCTTTTGTTATCTCGAGCTATGGTACCTCcaattcactgtaaaaatgatggtCATCAAAAGACATTAGACTCCATTAGTGAAGActcattttgtgtgtttgtgacaGTGGACTTCGTTTCCATGTCTCGTGCGATCCCTCCGGGGCTTTGTGAGGTGCACTGTCCCAGAAGAACACCACTGTCTTGTTCGGGCCTGGATGGAGATGCAATTCCAAGATTCTACTCCCAAGACTTCACACAATACTGCACTCTTTCCTTTCACCTGTTGCCACTCTTTGCTGCAACTCAGGGAAATGACTGCAGTCAGTAGACTTTGTGGGTTCTATTTTGATTATCACTTGAATCCTTGGCTCTAAACCACTGATCACTTAACTGCACTTCTCTTCTGAGGGGAATGCCTAAACCCACTAGGCTGAATGTCATCTCTGGGCAGAGGTAGAAAATAAAACTGTATTCACCATTTTGATCCTGCTTCAGCTCCACTTTGAAGGCTTATCGGGTACTGAAGTTGTTCATAGGTCTTAAATTGGCCATGAATCCAGGAGAGTATTGTAATCCAGGAGGCCTAGTTTGAAGGCTATTGCATTGATTGGAAAGACATCCACGGATTTCAAAAGCATGTTGGCGCAAACACATAGTGAATTGGTATGGGTAGGTATTCCAAGCATGCTAAGTAATACCTCTGATCCTCCAAGGAGTTTCAAGGGTAAACTCCACCTTGCCACTAATTAGATACTAGTCCGGATATAAAGAACTAATGTGGAATCTTGTACATGACAGCAGATTGTATCAGTGATACACCCCTGAGTCACCCACATAGTCTGAGATTATTCAAAGCAGAATTAAAGACATGGAGCTAGATTTAGTCCCCTGTTGACAccaagaaagccaatggaatGATACCATGATGAGATCAGGACCATAAAGATACAAGATGACAGGGAATTGCCAGTAGCAGCATGCATGTCACCCTATGTGGGTCTGTGAATTGAATAGTAATCCTTAACCATGATCAAAGCCATTACAATAATTAGAGGAGTTGCACATTGAAGAAAATAGTTTATTGGGTTAATAACAAGGTCTGAGTGCATAAAGGGTGTCTACTATCCTTCCCATTGGCTAAGAAGGTGTATAAAAGTGCCTGCAACTCCAGGTTGTTCTATCCACTTCTCTTGACTTCTTCCCGTTGGTGAACTTGGTAAGTCTCTCCGGCTCCGAGTGCTGCCAATTGTTGCTTTATTGATAGTTTGAATTTTGACCTAAGTCCTGGGGTGTGATTTTACAAAGGTTGGGACAGGAAGCGTCTTTCTTTGCACAGGAGACTTTCTGTAGCTTGCCAATCGTAGATGTTTGGACATGCTGACTTTCAAAATATCTCGTTGGGATTTTAAAATCTACATATGGGATTTGGACCTCTGTTCCCAATAGTTATAATTTGGGATTGGACATGTAAATTCTTCAGACAGCTATGAAAATTCTCAGCCTTAGACGACTTGGATAATAGACTGCATACTCTGAGCCTTTACGTGTAAATACACATTGCCAGCTCCTCGGGTGATTTCACTGGAATCCCAATGGGTTGCCTGGGCTGATGATCTGACCTTGCTGTTTCCATTAAACCGTGGAGGTCAGGTTTGAAATATAACTATTGACCAGCAGCTCTACCCACAGCGTGTTATATTTCCTCCACTCCcttctgtgtgtttcaggtttacgaCCACCACAAAAGATGTCTTCCTGCCAAGACCTGTGTTACCGACCCAGCTCATGTTATCCTGCCATATGCCCAGATCCATGTGTTGTTGCCCGCAATGAGCCTTGTATCACCTCGTGTGGAGACTCGACAGCAGTGGTCTATCCACCACCAGTTTCCGTGCTATTCCCAGGACCAATTCTCTCTACTCTCCCACAACACAGTGTAGTGGGAAGCAGCTTACCAGCTGTACCCTATGGAGCTGGGGGTGTATCTGGGGGCGGTATTTTGGGTGGCTCAATTGGTTATGGTGGAGTTTACGGTAGTGCATACGGGGGTAGATATGGAGGTGGTTTAGGGGGTGGTTATGGGGGCTTATATGGTGGTGGTTATGGGGGCTTATATGGTGGTGGTTATGGGGGCTTATATGGGTGTGGTTATGGGGGCTTATATGGGGGTGGTTATGGGGGCTTATATGGTTATAGGGGCTTATGCGGTTATGGGGGCTTGTATGGGTACGGTGGTGGATACGGGGGTGGCTATGGGGACTTATGTGGGTATGGGAGGAGATACAGTAGCAGGTGCTATTCTTCCCGCCGTGGAAGCTGTGGCCCATGTTAAACCCAGAAGAAAGATCCACGGAAGAAGAAACAACcaggaaatgaaagaga
The sequence above is a segment of the Chelonia mydas isolate rCheMyd1 chromosome 24, rCheMyd1.pri.v2, whole genome shotgun sequence genome. Coding sequences within it:
- the LOC119564104 gene encoding scale keratin-like, with protein sequence MSSCQDLSYRPSSCYPDICPDPCVVARNEPCVTSCGDSTAVVYPPPVSVLFPGPILSTSPQHSVVGSTLPALPYGAGGVSGGGILGGSIGYGGGYGGAYRGRYGGGLGGGYGGLCGYGGSYGYGGGYGGGYGGLCGYGRRYGSRCYSSRRGSCGPC
- the LOC119564100 gene encoding scale keratin-like, with the protein product MSSCQDLCYRPSSCYPAICPDPCVVARNEPCITSCGDSTAVVYPPPVSVLFPGPILSTLPQHSVVGSSLPAVPYGAGGVSGGGILGGSIGYGGVYGSAYGGRYGGGLGGGYGGLYGGGYGGLYGGGYGGLYGCGYGGLYGGGYGGLYGYRGLCGYGGLYGYGGGYGGGYGDLCGYGRRYSSRCYSSRRGSCGPC